The Gadus macrocephalus chromosome 21, ASM3116895v1 genome has a segment encoding these proteins:
- the gpr63 gene encoding probable G-protein coupled receptor 63 — protein sequence MVRPTLSAPAAPPPVQTAVHAALVGLLNLSATPPPGGMEGNATESSSPRPTAAPPPPGVGLPLQVFFCLALVVVLLMALLGNVVVCLMVYRRSAMRSAINILLASLALADALLAALSMPLALVTVVTTRWVFGDTFCRVSAMLFWLLVVEGSAILLIISVDRFLIIVQKQDRLSPRRAKALVVVSWALAFALAFPLAVGHPSLPVPSRAPQCVFGYSPEAAYRGYVVTLTLAFFFVPFAVMLYTFLGILSTLRHNAVRVHSHTDSICLSQASKLGLMSLQRPFQMHIDMGFKTRAFTTILILFSVFTVCWAPFAAYSLLATFSSAFYHKDGFFQTSAWLLWLCYLRPALNPLIYYWQIKKFRDACLDLMPKYFKFLPQLPGHTKRRIQPSAVYVCGEHRSVV from the coding sequence ATGGTCCGCCCCACGCTCAGCGCCCCCGCCGCGCCCCCCCCCGTCCAGACCGCCGTCCACGCCGCCCTCGTCGGACTGCTGAACCTgtcggccacgcccccccccggcGGCATGGAGGGGAACGCCACGGAGAGCTCCTCCCCCCGGCCCACGGCcgcgcccccgcccccgggcgTGGGGCTGCCCCTCCAGGTATTCTTCTGCCTggccctggtggtggtgctgctcaTGGCGTTGCTAGGCAACGTGGTGGTGTGCCTGATGGTGTACCGGCGCTCCGCCATGCGCTCCGCCATCAACATCCTGCTGGCCAGCCTGGCGCTGGCCGACGCCCTGCTGGCCGCGCTCAGCATGCCGCTGGCGCTGGTCACCGTGGTGACCACGCGCTGGGTGTTCGGCGACACCTTCTGCCGCGTGTCGGCCATGCTCTTCtggctgctggtggtggagggctCGGCCATCCTGCTCATCATCAGCGTGGACCGCTTCCTCATCATCGTGCAGAAGCAGGACCGGCTGAGTCCGCGGCGGGCCAAGGCGCTGGTGGTCGTGTCCTGGGCGCTGGCCTTCGCCCTGGCCTTCCCGCTGGCCGTGGGCCACCCGTCGCTGCCCGTGCCGTCGCGGGCGCCGCAGTGCGTGTTCGGCTACAGCCCCGAGGCGGCGTACCGCGGCTACGTGGTGACGCTGACGCTGGCCTTCTTCTTCGTGCCCTTCGCCGTCATGCTGTACACCTTCCTGGGCATCCTGAGCACGCTGCGGCACAACGCGGTCCGCGTCCACAGCCACACCGACAGCATCTGCCTCAGCCAGGCCAGCAAGCTGGGCCTCATGAGCCTGCAGCGCCCCTTCCAGATGCACATCGACATGGGCTTCAAGACGCGCGCCTTCACCACCATCCTCATCCTGTTCTCGGTGTTCACCGTGTGCTGGGCGCCCTTCGCGGCCTACAGCCTGCTGGCCACCTTCAGCAGCGCCTTCTACCACAAGGACGGCTTCTTCCAGACCAGCGCCTGGCTGCTCTGGCTGTGCTACCTCCGGCCCGCCCTCAACCCGCTCATCTACTACTGGCAGATCAAGAAGTTCCGCGACGCCTGCCTGGACCTCATGCCCAAGTACTTCAAGTTCCTCCCGCAGCTGCCGGGCCACACCAAGCGTCGCATACAGCCCAGCGCCGTGTACGTCTGTGGGGAGCACCGCTCGGTGGTGTag
- the ndufaf4 gene encoding NADH dehydrogenase [ubiquinone] 1 alpha subcomplex assembly factor 4, with the protein MSNMGARVSRMFRNFNLENRVIREISKEKPHVAPRHKTPVLPPVSSSDAAGDSEVIHGKNEPLVSLLKTVWVQSEDPLPAEPVPGPPALPVERRPLKFSLPGPGHGLADITDVPKGRLSLVEALRALNSHKTQPATWTAERVALEYCLAPADTAALLQFFIPFNVKILPPQRDGQKQIKGS; encoded by the exons ATGTCAAACATGGGCGCACGGGTTTCGCGTATGTTTAGGAATTTTAATCTAGAAAACCGCGTTATCCGTGAGATATCCAAGGAGAAACCTCACGTCGCACCGAGACACAAGACCCCGGTCCTACCTCCAGTCAGCAGCTCAGACG CGGCCGGTGACTCGGAGGTCATCCACGGGAAGAATGAGCCGCTGGTGTCGCTCCTGAAGACCGTGTGGGTCCAGTCCGAGGACCCGCTGCCCGCAGAG ccgGTGCCCGGGCCCCCGGCCCTCCCAGTGGAGCGCCGCCCCCTGAAGTTCAGCCTGCCGGGGCCGGGGCACGGCCTGGCGGACATCACGGACGTCCCCAAGGGCCGGCTGTCCCTGGTGGAGGCGCTGCGGGCGCTCAACAGCCACAAGACGCAGCCGGCCACGTGGACGGCGGAGCGGGTGGCCCTGGAGTACTGCCTGGCCCCGGCCGACACCGCGGCCCTGCTGCAGTTCTTCATCCCCTTCAACGTCAAGATCCTCCCGCCGCAGCGCGACGGCCAGAAGCAGATCAAGGGCTCCTAG